One window of Planctomycetota bacterium genomic DNA carries:
- the rplS gene encoding 50S ribosomal protein L19, translating into MIHPLIQAAEAGSAKTADDLPKFDVGADVDVFYKIVEGKKERVQRFTGTVIQIKGRGTTKTFTVRRLVAGQGVERIFPFHSPNVTDVKVKRVGKIRRARLYYLRDRVGKATRLTEKKDGRLTKKQAAAAEKAAAEAA; encoded by the coding sequence ATGATTCACCCGCTCATCCAGGCCGCCGAGGCCGGCAGCGCCAAGACCGCCGACGACCTGCCGAAGTTCGACGTGGGTGCCGACGTGGACGTCTTCTACAAGATCGTCGAGGGCAAGAAGGAGCGTGTGCAGCGGTTCACCGGCACCGTTATCCAGATCAAGGGCCGCGGCACGACCAAGACGTTCACGGTTCGCCGCCTCGTTGCAGGCCAGGGCGTGGAGCGCATTTTCCCGTTCCATTCGCCCAACGTCACCGACGTGAAGGTGAAGCGTGTCGGCAAGATTCGTCGGGCTCGTCTGTACTACCTGCGTGACCGCGTGGGCAAGGCGACGCGTCTGACCGAGAAGAAGGACGGCCGCCTGACCAAGAAGCAGGCCGCCGCCGCCGAGAAGGCCGCCGCCGAAGCGGCGTGA